A DNA window from Streptomyces sp. B21-083 contains the following coding sequences:
- a CDS encoding oxidoreductase, giving the protein MATESTKWKITDFPDQTGRTAVVTGANSGLGIATVDALARAGARVILAVRDVKRGEAAAANVLGAKGSLEVRRLDLADLASVREFAAGWKGDLDLLINNAGVMNVPESRTKDGFETQFGTNHLGHFALTNLLLPHVTDRVVTVASAAHRWSGASIYFDNLNLTGQYAPMVAYGQSKLANLLFTLELQRRLTEAGSPVRALAAHPGYAATNLQSHDANFVRRLLMRLTNRLIAQDSQSGALPTLYAAVQDLPGTSYVGPDGRGESRGGPTLVGRSQAASDPVSARRLWTASEELTNTTFPSLPRATAPTRA; this is encoded by the coding sequence ATGGCTACTGAATCCACCAAGTGGAAAATCACCGACTTCCCTGACCAGACCGGCCGTACCGCCGTCGTCACCGGCGCGAACAGCGGACTCGGCATCGCCACCGTCGACGCGCTGGCCCGTGCGGGAGCACGCGTCATCCTCGCCGTACGGGACGTGAAGCGCGGCGAGGCCGCCGCCGCGAACGTACTGGGCGCCAAGGGCAGCCTCGAAGTGCGACGGCTCGACCTGGCGGACCTCGCCTCGGTGCGGGAGTTCGCGGCGGGCTGGAAGGGCGACCTCGACCTGCTGATCAACAACGCGGGCGTGATGAACGTCCCGGAGTCGCGCACGAAGGACGGCTTCGAGACGCAGTTCGGCACGAACCATCTCGGGCACTTCGCGCTGACCAACCTGCTGCTGCCGCACGTCACCGACCGCGTGGTCACGGTGGCATCCGCTGCACACCGGTGGTCCGGCGCCAGTATCTACTTCGACAACCTCAACCTGACCGGCCAGTACGCCCCCATGGTCGCGTACGGCCAGTCCAAGCTGGCCAACCTGCTGTTCACGCTGGAACTCCAGCGCCGCCTCACCGAAGCCGGCTCACCCGTGCGTGCCCTCGCCGCCCACCCCGGCTACGCCGCCACCAACCTCCAGAGCCACGACGCCAACTTCGTACGGCGGCTCCTGATGCGGCTGACCAACCGGTTGATCGCCCAGGACAGCCAGTCCGGCGCCCTCCCGACTCTGTACGCCGCCGTCCAGGACCTGCCCGGTACCTCCTACGTCGGCCCGGACGGCCGTGGCGAGTCGCGCGGCGGACCGACTCTGGTAGGCAGGAGCCAGGCGGCCAGCGACCCGGTATCCGCACGACGTCTGTGGACGGCCTCCGAGGAACTGACTAACACGACCTTCCCGTCGCTGCCCCGGGCGACGGCCCCGACCCGGGCCTAG